The genomic stretch CCTCGGCCGTGGCGCGCAGCCGGCCGTCGGGCGTCCAGGCGAGGTAATCCTCGTCCAGCAGGGCCATCAACATGGCGGGGTCGATCGCCTGGTCGAACGGCAGGCCGGCGCGCGCGGTGATGCGGGCGGGATCCACGCCCTCGGCCAGGCGCAGGCCCATCAGCAGCGCCTCCCGCGCGCGGTCCTGCGGGGAGAGCGTCTCCTGCCCGGTCGCGGCATGTCCGTCCCGCTCGACCCGCGCGGCCCATTCCTCTGGCGCGCGGTGTCGGCGCGTCGCGACTATCGTGCCGTCCAGCAGCAGCCGCTGGTGCGCGCCGGGGCCGATGCCGAGGTAGTCGCCATAGCGCCAATAGGCCAGGTTGTGACGGCTCTCCGCACCAGGCTTCGCGTAGTTGCTGACCTCGTAGGGCAGCAGGCCGAAGCGCGCGGCTTCCTCGGCGGTGGCGTGGTACAGGCGGGCAGCGTCGTCGCCTTCGGGCAGCGCGAAGTCGCCGCGCGCATACAGGGTCGCGAACTGCGTGCCGGGCTCGATGGTGAGCTGGTAGAGCGAGAGATGGTCGGCGGCCAGCGCCAGCGCGCGCTTCAGCTCGGCGCGCCAGGCGGCCTCGGCCTGGCCGGGGCGGGCGTAGATCAGGTCGAAGGACAGGCGCGGAAAGATGGCGCGCGCGGCTTCGAGTGCCGCGATCGCCTCGCGCGCATCGTGCTTGCGGCCGAGGAAGCGCAGTGCATCCTCCTCCAGCGACTGCACGCCCAGGCTCGCGCGGTTGACGCCGGCATCGCGGAAGGCGCGCAGCCGGCCGATCTCGACGCTGGTCGGGTTGGCTTCCAGCGTGACCTCGAGGTCGGGCGCGGCATCGAACAGCGCGCGGGCATCGGCGATGAGGGTGGCGACGGTATCGGGCGACATCAGCGA from Roseomonas fluvialis encodes the following:
- the hemW gene encoding radical SAM family heme chaperone HemW — encoded protein: MRGVTEPLALYLHWPFCAAKCPYCDFNSHVRERVDEARFAAALGRELAHEAARVGRRPLSSIFFGGGTPSLMSPDTVATLIADARALFDAAPDLEVTLEANPTSVEIGRLRAFRDAGVNRASLGVQSLEEDALRFLGRKHDAREAIAALEAARAIFPRLSFDLIYARPGQAEAAWRAELKRALALAADHLSLYQLTIEPGTQFATLYARGDFALPEGDDAARLYHATAEEAARFGLLPYEVSNYAKPGAESRHNLAYWRYGDYLGIGPGAHQRLLLDGTIVATRRHRAPEEWAARVERDGHAATGQETLSPQDRAREALLMGLRLAEGVDPARITARAGLPFDQAIDPAMLMALLDEDYLAWTPDGRLRATAEGIVRLDAILPLLVR